AACCGCGGCAGGATGAAGTACCCCACCCCGTAGATCATCATCGACATGAAGCCGAGCAGGTTGAAGTGGACGTGGGCGAACTTCACCCACCCCGCCGTATCCGTCCCGCCCATCCAGATCCCGAGAACGGCGGCCAGGAAGAAGTAGACGAGCGACGCGACCACGAACCCCTTGGTGTACCGGTCCATCGGTTTCCTCTCCGTATCGCGGATTGCCCGGGGATCTCCCGGGCCGTTAGGGAAAGGATGCCACGAGGAAGGGGCGGGTTCCTTGACAGGCGTCAAGGAGGGCCCGCCCCCCGGGTGGAAAGGTATCCCGCCCTGTTACGCTTGCGCTTCCGCCCGCGCGGGCCGAACGGTCAACAGGTCCACGACGGTCGTGAGCAGCCCCGCCAGGAAGAAGATCCCGGCGACCAGGGTGACGCCCATCCAGAGGCGCATGTACGACTGCGCCACCATGTACCCCATGCCGAGCACCCGCTCGATGTAGCTCTGCAGCACCCCCGCGACGCCGAAGGTGAGGCCCATGATCATCATGGCGATGCACATCGTCCAGAACCCGATCTTGCCGCGGGAGTCGTCGTACGCGGCGATCCCTTTCAGCTTCGGCATCGCGTAGTAGAAGATGGTCAGGTTCAGCAGCGCATACGCGCCGAAGAACGCCAGGTGCCCGTGCGACACCGTCACCTGGGAGCCGTGGGTGTAGTAGTTGATCTGCGGCAGGGTGTGCAGGAACCCCCACACGCCGGCGCCGATCAGGTGCATCACCGCGCACCCGATCGCGTACGTCCAGGTCAGCCGGTTCACGATCCTCGCCTCGCGCTTCTTCACGTGGTGCATGGTGTCGAAGACCATCATGATGATCGGCAGCGGCTCGAGCGCGGAGAAGATCCCGCCGACCCACAGCCAGTACCTCGGCGCGCCGATCCAGTAGTAATGGTGACCGGTGCCCGCCACGCCGGTGAACAGGAACAGCCCGATCTCGACGTAGAGCCACTTCTCCACCACCTCGCGCTCGACGCCGGTCAGCTTCATCAGGATGAACGCCATGATCGCACCGGTGACCAGCTCCCAGGCGCCCTCCACCCAGAGGTGGATCACCCACCACCAGTAGTACCAGTCGATGACGAGGTTCCGGTAGAAGGGGATCCCGAAGAGGTACAGCAGGGCCAGGAAGACGAGCCCCCCGAGCAGCGTTCCCTGGATCACCGTCCAGTTCCGGGCTTTCAGCATCGTCATCCCGACGTTGAACAGGAAGACGAGCGCCCCGACGACCACCACGAAGTCGAGCGCCATCGGGATCTCGAGGAGCGGGCGCCCCTGCGTCCATCCGAAGAGGAATCCGACCAGCGCCGCGACTCCCGTGACGAGCAGCGCGATCAGCTGGAACCAGGCCAGCTTCTCCGAGTAGATCTCCGACTTCGTCTCCTCGGGGATGATGTAGTACGTGCCGCCCATGAAGCCGAGCAGCATCCACAGGACGAGCAGGTTGGTGTGGAACGCCCGCGCCGTGGAGAACGGGAAGACGTCCACGATCCACTGCGGCACGGTGAAGGTGTAGTTGACGGCCAGCCACAGCCCCACCAGGACCTGGAGCACAAAGAGCGGGAGCGCGGCGGCGAAGTACCAGTAGGCGATCTTCTGGGAGCGGTATTCCATCGGGGCCTCCTTATTTCAGGGTCGCGAGGAACCTGGCCACTTCGTCCAGCTCCCGCTCCGAGAGGTTGTCCTTCTGCGCCGGCATCTTCGCGCCCGGGTCGACGTCCCTGGGGTCGCGGACGTACCGTTCGATCTCCTCCGCCGTCATCCCGCTTCCGATCCGGTCGAGCGCGGGTCCGAACGTCCCGCCGGTCCCCTTGAGGGAGTGGCAGTTCATGCACCCCTTCGTCTGGAAGACGGCTGCGCCCGGCGACACCCCGACCATGGCGACCATCCGCTGCTCGCCCCGCGACAGCCGCTTCCGGCTGTCCTGCGGGGGCCAGTCGTTGTTGTTGATCTCCCCGACCCAGGTGAAGAAGGCCACGAGGTCGGCGACCTCCCGGTCGGACAGGTGCTGGTTCGGCATCTTCCGGGGGGAGTTGGCGAACGCCACCTCGGGCGATTTCAGCCGGAACCGGATCCCCTCCTCGCCGACCCGCTGGACCACCTTGGTCAGGTCGGGGGCGTAGTAGCCGCCGAAGCCGAGGATCGTGTGGCAGTCGTTGCAGTTGTACTTCTCGAACGTTCGCTTCCCGGCGACGACCGGCTCGGACAGCTTGTCCACGTTCGCCAGCGTCGCCACCTGCCGGTGCGTGTCCCACGTAAGGCCCAGGAACAGGACCGTCGAGGACAGCGTCCCCAGCAGGAAAATCCAGAAGGCGGTCTTCTTGGTCATCCGTCTCCTCCCCTTGGTGCCGCGGTTGCCGGCGGCCTCGCGCCTCCGCCGGTTTCGTGGTGGGTCGCCGATGGGTGGAACACGGCACCGACTCCACACGGGGCTTAGAGTACGATCCGGGAAGCCGGGGTTCATTGACCCAGGTCAAGCGGGGAAAAATCGGCGGTGCGTCCGTCCAAATCCATGTATCATCAGGGGAAAATCCCGGCGGACGGGGGTCTCGCGCCATGCGGAAGCTGATCCAGGGGATCCATCGGTTCCACAAGCAGTACTGGAGCGCGAACCGGGAGCTGTACCGGCGTCTGGCGGACCACGGCCAGTTCCCCGAGGCGCTCTTCATCACCTGCTGCGACTCCCGGGTCGACCCGCTGACGATCACCCACGGGCAGCCGGGCGACCTCTTCATCCTGCGGAAC
This genomic interval from Deltaproteobacteria bacterium contains the following:
- a CDS encoding cbb3-type cytochrome c oxidase subunit I, with product MEYRSQKIAYWYFAAALPLFVLQVLVGLWLAVNYTFTVPQWIVDVFPFSTARAFHTNLLVLWMLLGFMGGTYYIIPEETKSEIYSEKLAWFQLIALLVTGVAALVGFLFGWTQGRPLLEIPMALDFVVVVGALVFLFNVGMTMLKARNWTVIQGTLLGGLVFLALLYLFGIPFYRNLVIDWYYWWWVIHLWVEGAWELVTGAIMAFILMKLTGVEREVVEKWLYVEIGLFLFTGVAGTGHHYYWIGAPRYWLWVGGIFSALEPLPIIMMVFDTMHHVKKREARIVNRLTWTYAIGCAVMHLIGAGVWGFLHTLPQINYYTHGSQVTVSHGHLAFFGAYALLNLTIFYYAMPKLKGIAAYDDSRGKIGFWTMCIAMMIMGLTFGVAGVLQSYIERVLGMGYMVAQSYMRLWMGVTLVAGIFFLAGLLTTVVDLLTVRPARAEAQA
- a CDS encoding c-type cytochrome, whose amino-acid sequence is MTKKTAFWIFLLGTLSSTVLFLGLTWDTHRQVATLANVDKLSEPVVAGKRTFEKYNCNDCHTILGFGGYYAPDLTKVVQRVGEEGIRFRLKSPEVAFANSPRKMPNQHLSDREVADLVAFFTWVGEINNNDWPPQDSRKRLSRGEQRMVAMVGVSPGAAVFQTKGCMNCHSLKGTGGTFGPALDRIGSGMTAEEIERYVRDPRDVDPGAKMPAQKDNLSERELDEVARFLATLK